One window of Inquilinus sp. Marseille-Q2685 genomic DNA carries:
- a CDS encoding branched-chain amino acid ABC transporter permease, protein MTPQVIMDGLITGAMIGLGAIGVTLTYSILRFANFAHGELLSWGAYAALAAAGALGSLSGGLLAPIGPFSFGWALPIGALVAVALTGGLALLVDALLFGRLRDRRSTVIILVMASFGAALTLRSLLEFIFTSKPAYYTKALQIAVKLGGGMRATPDQLLTLSVVLVLVLAVHLLLTRTATGRAMRAVSENPQLAGVVGIDVRRVIRIVWLLGAGLAAVAGIFAGLLVQIRPQMGLDLLLPLFAAAILGGIGSIPGAMLAGLVIGLAEAAAVPLVGGEWRAAVSFVVLVLVLLLRPQGLFGRAG, encoded by the coding sequence ATGACCCCGCAGGTGATCATGGATGGGCTGATCACCGGGGCGATGATCGGGCTGGGCGCCATCGGCGTGACCTTGACCTATTCGATCCTGCGCTTCGCCAATTTCGCGCATGGCGAGCTCCTGTCCTGGGGCGCCTATGCCGCGCTGGCCGCCGCCGGCGCGCTCGGCAGCCTGTCCGGCGGGCTGCTGGCCCCCATCGGGCCGTTCTCCTTCGGCTGGGCGCTGCCGATCGGCGCGCTGGTCGCCGTGGCCCTGACCGGCGGGCTGGCGCTGCTGGTCGACGCGCTGCTGTTCGGTCGCCTGCGCGACCGGCGCAGCACCGTCATCATCCTGGTGATGGCCAGCTTCGGCGCAGCGCTGACGCTGCGCAGCCTGCTGGAGTTCATCTTCACCTCCAAGCCGGCCTACTACACCAAGGCGCTGCAGATCGCCGTGAAGTTGGGCGGCGGGATGCGGGCCACGCCCGACCAGCTGCTGACCCTCAGCGTCGTCCTCGTCCTGGTCCTGGCGGTGCATCTGCTGCTGACCCGGACGGCGACCGGCCGGGCGATGCGCGCGGTCAGCGAGAACCCGCAGCTGGCCGGCGTCGTCGGCATCGATGTGCGCCGCGTCATCCGCATCGTCTGGCTGCTGGGGGCGGGGCTGGCCGCCGTCGCCGGCATCTTCGCCGGCCTGCTGGTCCAGATCCGGCCGCAGATGGGGCTCGACCTGCTGCTGCCGCTGTTCGCCGCGGCGATCCTCGGCGGCATCGGCAGCATCCCGGGGGCGATGCTGGCGGGTCTCGTCATCGGCTTGGCCGAGGCGGCGGCCGTGCCGCTGGTCGGCGGCGAATGGCGCGCCGCCGTATCCTTCGTCGTGCTGGTGCTGGTGCTGCTGCTGCG
- a CDS encoding GntR family transcriptional regulator, whose protein sequence is MSRRRALSPVGRETLHDRVYAELRRSLIHGMFDAGEVLRIVELAETLRTSTMPVREALGRLVSEQALEALPNRSVRVPLITRERLDDLARARCLIEGQVTALALPNLSTEDFARLRQLTVACEEAFRSDDPDKAHRTSELNHDFHFAIYRAAGSAVLIPIVESLWLQSGPYVRAAAQIHDEQRDIPATHYHWELIEALERGDAGEATRALTSDITRSFRLIRGRLDVEDAEERAYG, encoded by the coding sequence ATGAGCCGCCGGCGCGCGCTGTCGCCGGTCGGGCGCGAGACGTTGCACGACCGGGTCTATGCCGAGCTGCGCCGGTCCCTGATCCACGGCATGTTCGACGCCGGCGAGGTGCTGCGCATCGTCGAACTGGCCGAGACGCTGCGGACCAGCACCATGCCGGTGCGCGAGGCGCTGGGCCGCCTGGTCTCCGAACAGGCGCTGGAGGCGCTGCCCAACCGCTCCGTCCGGGTGCCGCTGATCACCCGCGAACGTCTCGACGATTTGGCCCGCGCCCGCTGCCTGATCGAGGGCCAGGTGACGGCGCTGGCGCTGCCAAACCTGTCGACAGAGGATTTCGCCCGGCTGCGGCAGCTGACGGTGGCGTGCGAGGAGGCCTTCCGCAGCGACGATCCGGACAAGGCGCACCGGACGTCGGAGCTGAACCACGACTTCCACTTCGCCATCTACCGCGCCGCCGGCTCGGCCGTGCTGATCCCGATCGTCGAGAGCCTGTGGCTGCAGTCCGGCCCCTATGTCCGCGCCGCGGCGCAGATCCATGACGAGCAGCGGGACATCCCGGCCACCCATTACCACTGGGAACTGATCGAGGCGCTGGAGCGCGGCGATGCCGGAGAGGCGACCCGGGCGCTGACGAGCGACATCACCCGTTCTTTCCGCCTGATCCGCGGGCGGCTCGACGTCGAGGATGCCGAGGAGAGAGCCTATGGCTGA
- a CDS encoding ABC transporter ATP-binding protein: protein MPPLETTAALSTRGLVAGYEPDLPIVRGVDLRVAQGELVVLLGPNGAGKSTLVKAIAGLVPVHSGTASLGAADITGVPAHEKIRHGLAFVPQTENIFATLSIHDNLRAAADILPKDRRAGRIAALYALFPDLAARPSLRAGQLSGGQRQMLAVARALIVDPAVLILDEPSAGLSPKIVAEVFARLQAINRAGVTIVLVEQNVKAALAIADRAVILVEGQVRHEGPAIGLAEDPIVADLYLGARRPGAAP, encoded by the coding sequence ATGCCCCCACTGGAAACGACAGCCGCCCTGTCGACCCGGGGCCTTGTCGCCGGCTACGAGCCCGACCTGCCGATCGTGCGCGGCGTCGACCTGCGGGTGGCGCAGGGCGAGCTGGTGGTGCTGCTGGGGCCGAACGGCGCCGGCAAGTCGACCCTGGTCAAGGCGATCGCCGGGCTGGTGCCGGTCCATTCCGGTACGGCGTCGCTGGGGGCGGCCGACATCACCGGGGTGCCGGCGCACGAGAAGATCCGCCACGGGCTGGCCTTCGTGCCGCAGACCGAGAACATCTTCGCCACGCTGTCGATCCACGACAATCTGCGCGCCGCGGCCGACATCCTGCCGAAGGACCGGCGCGCCGGGCGCATCGCGGCGCTCTACGCCCTATTCCCCGACCTGGCCGCGCGGCCGTCGCTGCGGGCCGGCCAGCTGTCGGGCGGCCAGCGCCAGATGCTGGCGGTGGCCCGCGCCCTGATCGTCGACCCGGCGGTGCTGATCCTGGACGAGCCCTCGGCCGGCCTGTCGCCGAAGATCGTGGCGGAGGTCTTCGCCAGGCTGCAGGCGATCAACCGCGCCGGCGTCACCATCGTGCTGGTGGAGCAGAATGTGAAGGCGGCCTTGGCCATCGCCGACCGCGCCGTGATCCTGGTCGAGGGGCAGGTGCGCCACGAGGGACCGGCCATCGGGCTGGCCGAGGACCCGATCGTCGCCGATCTCTATCTCGGCGCCCGGCGTCCCGGGGCCGCGCCATGA
- a CDS encoding aldo/keto reductase — protein MQRIRLAPDYEISRVIRGGWQLSSGHSEARSGDPVADMTAFADAGITTFDCADIYTGVEEMIGRFRRQYRDLRGAEALGRIKVHTKYVPDLDILPRIRKADVEAVIDRSLRRLGLERLDLVQFHWWDYAAPRWGEAALWLEELRRAGKIHKVGGTNFDTDHMLEILRAGVPLTSMQVQYSLLDRRPERRMARAAAEHGVSFLCYGTVAGGFLGDRWLGAREPAEPLENRSLVKYKLIIDDLGGWDLFQALLRALRRVADRHGSDIATVASAAMLDRPGVAAVIVGARNRDHLAANLAISDIALTEEDHAQIAGALAGAGELEGDVYTLERDRHGRHGAIMKYNLNKGAA, from the coding sequence ATGCAGAGGATCCGGCTGGCCCCGGACTACGAGATCTCGCGCGTGATCCGCGGCGGCTGGCAGCTGTCGAGCGGCCATAGCGAGGCCCGCAGCGGCGATCCCGTGGCCGACATGACGGCCTTCGCCGATGCCGGCATCACCACCTTCGACTGCGCCGACATCTACACTGGGGTCGAGGAGATGATCGGCCGGTTCCGGCGGCAGTATCGCGATCTGCGCGGGGCGGAGGCACTCGGCCGGATCAAGGTGCACACCAAATACGTCCCCGACCTCGACATCCTGCCGCGCATCCGCAAGGCCGATGTCGAGGCCGTGATCGACCGGTCGCTGCGGCGCCTGGGGCTAGAGCGGCTGGACCTGGTGCAGTTCCACTGGTGGGATTACGCGGCGCCGCGCTGGGGCGAGGCGGCGCTGTGGCTGGAGGAGCTGCGCCGCGCCGGCAAGATCCACAAGGTCGGCGGCACCAATTTCGATACCGACCATATGCTGGAGATCTTACGGGCCGGCGTGCCGCTGACCTCGATGCAGGTGCAGTATTCGCTGCTGGACCGCCGGCCGGAGCGGCGGATGGCCCGGGCCGCGGCCGAGCACGGCGTCTCCTTCCTCTGCTACGGCACCGTGGCCGGCGGCTTCCTGGGCGACCGCTGGCTCGGCGCCAGGGAGCCGGCGGAGCCTTTGGAGAACCGGTCGCTGGTCAAGTACAAGCTGATTATCGACGATCTCGGCGGCTGGGACCTGTTCCAGGCCCTGCTGCGGGCGCTGCGCCGGGTCGCCGACCGGCACGGCAGCGACATCGCCACGGTGGCCAGCGCCGCGATGCTGGATCGGCCGGGCGTGGCCGCGGTGATCGTCGGCGCCCGCAACCGCGACCATCTGGCTGCCAACCTCGCCATTTCGGACATCGCCCTGACCGAAGAGGATCATGCGCAGATCGCCGGGGCGCTGGCGGGGGCGGGGGAGCTGGAGGGCGACGTCTACACGCTGGAGCGCGACCGCCACGGGCGCCATGGCGCGATCATGAAATACAACCTGAACAAGGGCGCCGCCTGA
- a CDS encoding ABC transporter substrate-binding protein, protein MKRILLTTALMAAAAAPALPAAACDITVGLVMELTGPAGAYGQAGAKSVEMAFRDANEAGGAAGCKLVTDTRDSQSQGTVAVDQATQLVNIRKVPVVIGGIISSVSIPILTSVTAPAGVVQVSPASSSPTLTALGRDGKTNGVFFRTITSDALQGTAAAKFALDQGLKKIAIIHVNNDFGVNIVREFSAAYTRLGGTITSATPYNEQQSSYSAEASAAMAGEPEALYLVSTPVDGATIARAWISGGGPQKLLLNDGMNSSDFIEAVGAQYLNDAYGTSSGTTRTASTDYFYGAYEAFSGGIKPDAPAADRSYDAGAIVALAIAKAGKADAAAIKAAIPQVVAEDGTPIHAGKDEFAKALQLIKDGKPIKYEGVIGPVSFDRYGDITGPFRLWRIQDGKVTTIGEMSAAEVDKIRAELAK, encoded by the coding sequence ATGAAACGGATCCTTCTGACCACTGCCCTGATGGCGGCCGCCGCCGCGCCGGCCCTGCCGGCCGCCGCCTGCGACATCACCGTCGGCCTGGTGATGGAGCTGACCGGCCCGGCCGGCGCCTATGGCCAGGCCGGCGCGAAGTCGGTCGAGATGGCGTTCCGCGACGCCAACGAGGCCGGCGGCGCCGCGGGCTGCAAGCTGGTGACCGACACCCGCGACAGCCAGAGCCAGGGCACCGTCGCCGTCGACCAGGCGACGCAGCTGGTCAACATCAGGAAGGTGCCGGTGGTGATCGGCGGCATCATCTCCTCGGTCTCGATCCCGATCCTGACCTCGGTGACGGCGCCGGCCGGCGTGGTGCAGGTGTCGCCCGCCTCCTCCTCGCCGACGCTGACCGCGCTGGGCCGGGACGGCAAGACCAACGGCGTCTTCTTCCGCACCATCACCTCCGACGCGCTGCAGGGCACGGCGGCGGCGAAATTCGCGCTCGACCAGGGCCTGAAGAAGATCGCCATCATCCACGTCAACAACGACTTCGGCGTCAACATCGTCCGCGAGTTCTCGGCCGCCTACACCAGGCTCGGCGGCACCATCACCTCGGCCACGCCCTATAACGAGCAGCAGTCGAGCTATTCCGCCGAGGCCAGCGCGGCCATGGCGGGCGAGCCGGAGGCGCTGTACCTGGTCAGCACCCCGGTCGACGGCGCCACCATCGCCCGCGCCTGGATCTCGGGCGGCGGCCCGCAGAAGCTGCTGCTCAACGACGGCATGAACTCCAGCGACTTCATCGAGGCCGTCGGCGCGCAGTACCTGAACGACGCCTACGGCACCTCCTCCGGCACCACCAGGACGGCCTCGACCGACTATTTCTACGGCGCCTACGAGGCCTTCTCCGGCGGCATCAAGCCGGACGCGCCGGCGGCCGACCGCTCCTACGACGCCGGCGCCATCGTCGCGCTGGCCATCGCCAAGGCCGGCAAGGCCGACGCCGCGGCGATCAAGGCCGCGATCCCGCAGGTGGTGGCCGAGGACGGCACGCCGATCCACGCCGGCAAGGACGAGTTCGCCAAGGCGCTGCAGCTGATCAAGGACGGCAAGCCGATCAAATACGAAGGCGTGATCGGCCCGGTGAGCTTCGACCGGTACGGCGACATCACCGGCCCGTTCCGGCTGTGGCGCATCCAGGACGGCAAGGTCACGACGATCGGCGAGATGAGCGCCGCAGAGGTCGACAAGATCCGAGCCGAGCTGGCGAAGTAG
- a CDS encoding ABC transporter substrate-binding protein produces the protein MRVAHLVAAAGLALALLAGTASAQDRPLKVVGPWEIAGIDPAQSGYISSRMQVAETLVTVDPAGHLSPALAKSWSAADDGLTWRFRIRGGAVFHDGTPVTAEAAAASLRRARAGAGILSQVPIADIGYDGGDVVVRLDRPFAALPAFLVNYGAIILAPASYDESGRVARIIGSGPYRVKALTPPLKLELEEAGGWWGGEPGIREVQYLAVGQGETRALMAESGEADLAFSMLPVSVARLKRDPDLDVRAATIPRTRLLKLNAASPFFDDVRERRALSLAIDRAGIAKAILRNPDLAATQLFPPTLAGWHVPDLPPLRRDPEEARRLLAEAGWTPGGDGILERDGRRFAPTLITYANWPELPPIATALQAQLREVGIELKVSVGNSSEIVSRHQDGTLEVGLVSRLYSVVPDPIGALVQDYGPKGGDWGAMGWSDPELLGIVDQLMAASDPDRQQPLRRRAAEILQDQLPGIPVTWSELAVVANKRITGVEVDPLEVNYRLASIRWAD, from the coding sequence ATGCGGGTCGCACATCTTGTCGCCGCGGCGGGGCTGGCGCTTGCCCTCCTGGCCGGCACCGCTTCGGCGCAGGACCGGCCGCTGAAGGTGGTCGGCCCCTGGGAGATCGCCGGGATCGACCCGGCGCAGTCGGGCTACATCTCCAGCCGCATGCAGGTGGCCGAGACGCTGGTCACGGTCGATCCCGCAGGCCACCTGTCCCCGGCCCTGGCCAAATCCTGGTCCGCCGCCGACGACGGGCTGACCTGGCGCTTCCGGATCCGCGGCGGCGCCGTCTTCCACGACGGCACGCCGGTCACCGCCGAGGCGGCGGCGGCCAGCCTGCGGCGGGCCCGGGCCGGGGCCGGCATCCTGTCCCAGGTGCCGATCGCCGACATCGGCTATGACGGCGGCGACGTCGTCGTCCGGCTGGACCGGCCCTTCGCCGCCCTGCCCGCCTTCCTGGTGAATTACGGCGCGATCATCCTCGCCCCGGCCTCCTACGACGAGTCCGGCCGCGTCGCGCGGATCATCGGTTCGGGGCCCTACCGGGTGAAGGCGCTGACGCCGCCCCTGAAGCTGGAGCTCGAGGAGGCCGGCGGCTGGTGGGGCGGCGAGCCCGGCATCCGCGAGGTGCAGTATCTCGCCGTCGGCCAGGGCGAGACTCGGGCGCTGATGGCGGAGAGCGGCGAGGCCGACCTCGCCTTCTCCATGCTGCCCGTCTCCGTGGCGCGGCTGAAGCGCGATCCGGATCTCGACGTGCGTGCGGCCACCATTCCCCGGACCCGCCTCCTGAAGCTGAACGCGGCCTCGCCCTTCTTCGACGACGTGCGGGAGCGCCGGGCGCTGAGCCTTGCCATCGACCGCGCCGGCATCGCCAAGGCGATCCTGCGCAACCCCGACCTGGCCGCGACCCAGCTGTTCCCGCCCACCCTCGCCGGCTGGCACGTCCCCGACCTGCCGCCGCTGCGGCGCGACCCGGAGGAGGCGCGGCGGCTGCTGGCCGAGGCCGGATGGACGCCCGGCGGCGACGGCATCCTGGAACGGGACGGCCGCCGCTTCGCCCCGACGCTGATCACCTACGCCAACTGGCCGGAGCTGCCGCCGATCGCCACCGCCCTGCAGGCGCAGCTCCGGGAGGTCGGCATCGAGCTGAAGGTCTCGGTCGGCAACAGCTCGGAGATCGTCAGCCGGCACCAGGACGGCACGCTGGAGGTCGGCCTGGTCTCGCGCCTCTACTCCGTCGTCCCCGATCCGATCGGGGCGCTGGTGCAGGACTACGGGCCGAAGGGCGGAGACTGGGGCGCGATGGGCTGGTCCGACCCGGAGCTGCTGGGCATCGTCGACCAGCTGATGGCGGCCAGCGACCCGGACCGGCAGCAGCCGCTGCGCCGGCGCGCCGCCGAGATCCTGCAGGACCAATTGCCGGGCATCCCGGTCACCTGGTCGGAGCTCGCGGTTGTCGCCAACAAGCGCATCACCGGCGTGGAGGTCGATCCGCTGGAGGTGAATTACCGCCTCGCCTCGATCCGCTGGGCGGACTAG
- a CDS encoding TIGR04076 family protein, protein MADARDDSFELYDLRVEVVAPEGGKIYCGARVGDYFELRGEMLHLPPGQGFSIYSLAALLPLLPAKQRPTHANDWMTTDAEVACPDPNCSSRFRITRTGRRRFSHAATTAVPLHDE, encoded by the coding sequence ATGGCTGACGCACGCGACGACAGCTTCGAGCTGTACGACCTGCGGGTCGAAGTGGTGGCGCCCGAAGGCGGGAAGATCTATTGCGGCGCCAGGGTCGGCGATTATTTCGAGCTGCGCGGCGAGATGCTGCACCTGCCGCCGGGCCAGGGCTTCTCGATCTACTCGCTGGCGGCGCTGCTGCCGCTGCTGCCGGCCAAGCAGCGCCCGACCCATGCCAACGACTGGATGACGACGGACGCCGAGGTCGCCTGCCCCGACCCGAACTGCTCGTCGCGCTTCCGCATCACCCGGACCGGCCGGCGCCGGTTCAGCCATGCCGCGACCACCGCGGTGCCGCTCCATGACGAGTGA
- a CDS encoding ABC transporter ATP-binding protein: MQPAAHAPNASAGAPVIEGRDLVRQFGGLRAVDGMSIALHPGEMLGLIGPNGAGKTTLFNLLAGSLAPSAGTIRIAGRALSHRGAEQRIAHGVARTFQIPRPFAEMTVLENVLTGGQKQAGERIWPNFLSPGRVAAEERAAVEKARALLDFVTLSHLQHEPARILSGGQRKLLELARVLMAGPQAILLDEPAAGVAPALLELIIDRILELNRQGRSILLIEHNMEMVARLCGRVVVMASGRHLTEGAPAEIARNPAVVDAYLGGVG; the protein is encoded by the coding sequence ATGCAGCCAGCCGCACATGCCCCGAACGCTTCCGCCGGCGCGCCCGTGATCGAGGGGCGCGACCTGGTCAGGCAGTTCGGCGGCCTGCGGGCGGTGGACGGCATGTCGATCGCGCTCCATCCGGGCGAGATGCTGGGGCTGATCGGCCCGAACGGCGCAGGCAAGACCACGCTGTTCAACCTTCTGGCCGGCAGCCTGGCACCGAGCGCCGGCACGATCCGGATCGCCGGCCGCGCGCTGTCGCACCGGGGGGCGGAGCAGCGCATCGCCCATGGCGTGGCCCGCACCTTCCAGATCCCACGCCCCTTCGCCGAGATGACGGTGCTGGAGAACGTGCTGACCGGCGGCCAGAAGCAGGCGGGCGAGCGGATCTGGCCGAACTTCCTGTCCCCCGGCCGGGTCGCGGCGGAGGAGCGGGCGGCGGTGGAGAAGGCGCGGGCGCTGCTCGACTTCGTCACCCTGTCGCATCTGCAGCACGAGCCGGCGCGAATCCTGTCCGGCGGCCAGCGCAAGCTGCTGGAGCTGGCGCGGGTGCTGATGGCCGGTCCGCAGGCGATCCTGCTCGACGAGCCGGCGGCCGGGGTCGCTCCGGCGCTGCTGGAGCTGATCATCGACCGGATCCTCGAGCTGAATCGCCAGGGCCGCTCGATCCTGCTGATCGAGCACAACATGGAGATGGTGGCCCGGCTGTGCGGCCGTGTCGTCGTCATGGCCTCGGGCCGCCACCTGACCGAGGGCGCGCCGGCCGAGATCGCGCGCAACCCGGCGGTCGTCGACGCCTATCTCGGCGGGGTGGGGTGA